From Verrucomicrobiota bacterium, a single genomic window includes:
- a CDS encoding PIN domain-containing protein, producing the protein MKPRLYLETTIPSYLVARENRDAIMHGQQAATRKWWEQQRSDYELFVSEFVDIEAGRGDAEMSVARAAALQDLPRLAATEDVRELAAEILSTGLIPAKAAVDAAHIAVAAVHRMDILLTWNCTHIHNIVISRQIERICARAGWPCPAICTPFDLLES; encoded by the coding sequence ATGAAACCCCGGCTCTATCTCGAAACCACCATTCCCAGCTACCTCGTCGCGCGGGAGAACCGGGACGCCATCATGCACGGCCAGCAGGCCGCAACGCGGAAGTGGTGGGAACAGCAGCGGAGCGATTACGAACTTTTTGTTTCCGAATTTGTGGACATTGAAGCGGGACGCGGAGATGCGGAAATGTCGGTGGCCCGCGCTGCGGCGCTTCAGGATTTGCCGCGCCTGGCGGCGACGGAAGACGTCCGCGAACTTGCCGCCGAGATTCTCAGCACGGGCTTGATTCCCGCCAAAGCCGCAGTGGACGCCGCGCACATCGCGGTGGCCGCCGTGCATCGGATGGATATTTTGCTGACTTGGAATTGCACGCACATTCATAACATTGTCATCAGCCGGCAGATCGAACGCATCTGCGCGCGGGCGGGCTGGCCCTGTCCCGCGATTTGCACCCCGTTCGATTTGCTGGAATCTTGA